In Kocuria turfanensis, a single genomic region encodes these proteins:
- the purE gene encoding 5-(carboxyamino)imidazole ribonucleotide mutase, protein MGSDSDWPVMEAAATALDEFGIAYEVDVVSAHRMPAEMIDYGRRAHDRGLRVIIAGAGGAAHLPGMLASVTPLPVIGVPVPLKTLDGMDSLLSIVQMPAGVPVATVSIGGARNAGLLAARILAAGADDRAAQLREQLVHFASELRQTAQDKGAALRSRLGA, encoded by the coding sequence ATGGGGTCGGACTCCGACTGGCCCGTGATGGAGGCCGCGGCCACCGCCCTGGACGAGTTCGGCATCGCCTACGAGGTCGACGTCGTCTCCGCCCACCGGATGCCCGCCGAGATGATCGACTACGGCCGGCGCGCCCACGACCGGGGCCTGCGCGTGATCATCGCCGGGGCGGGGGGCGCCGCCCACCTGCCCGGCATGCTCGCCTCGGTGACCCCGCTGCCCGTGATCGGGGTGCCCGTCCCCCTGAAGACGCTCGACGGCATGGACTCGCTGCTGTCGATCGTGCAGATGCCCGCCGGTGTGCCGGTGGCCACCGTCTCCATCGGCGGGGCCCGCAACGCCGGGCTGCTCGCGGCGCGCATCCTCGCCGCGGGCGCGGACGACCGGGCGGCGCAGCTGCGCGAGCAGCTGGTGCACTTCGCCTCCGAGCTGCGGCAGACCGCCCAGGACAAGGGCGCCGCCCTGCGCTCGCGCCTCGGCGCCTGA
- a CDS encoding LCP family protein: MNGHIPRAEPDPRPPHHRSDPGPGATPEDVVTAVRRADDDAASPPRLTDPLRHPQHAGEGTRARRAWTLLLSTLVVPGSAQLVAGRRATGRAALKVDVVVWAALVLALVSLLLWRTPLIWFLTNSVTSLLLIAVLLGLALGWAFLFFDTLRLIRPGLLAQRTRRAVAAATVALMLVTSGGLAYSAYLLSVTRGAVSDVFGGGLPFRPTDGRYNILLMGTDSGEDRSGRRPDSMTVLSVDADSGRTVTISLPRNLQNAPFPEDSPLAEVYPEGFNCGDECILNALYTDVTNNHAELYPDAADPGAEAMKDAASGVLGIEVQAYAIVEMNGFEQLVDALGGITIDVGGRVPIGGGTDMVTGLPNEIFGYIEPGVQHLDGYHALWYARSREGATDYDRQARQRCVQAAMLKQLNPVNVLARFQDLAESGTQVVETDIPQSQIGSFVDVALKAKEHELVEFAAGPPYYDPSFPTYPDYDRLHEDLARVLEEATDRGARDAEALPRGAAVGPGVAMAVPIPAALPRVPAEELTPNGTCSVP; this comes from the coding sequence GTGAACGGCCACATCCCCCGCGCCGAGCCGGACCCCCGTCCGCCGCACCACCGATCCGACCCGGGCCCCGGCGCCACGCCCGAGGACGTCGTCACCGCCGTGCGGCGGGCCGACGACGACGCCGCGTCCCCGCCGCGGCTCACGGACCCGCTGCGCCACCCGCAGCACGCCGGGGAGGGCACGCGCGCCCGGCGCGCCTGGACGCTGCTGCTGTCCACGCTCGTGGTCCCCGGCAGCGCCCAGCTCGTCGCGGGCCGGCGGGCGACGGGGCGCGCCGCCCTGAAGGTCGACGTGGTCGTCTGGGCCGCCCTGGTGCTGGCCCTCGTGAGTCTCCTGCTGTGGCGGACCCCCCTGATCTGGTTCCTGACCAACTCGGTCACGTCCCTGCTGCTGATCGCCGTGCTGCTGGGTCTGGCCCTGGGGTGGGCGTTCCTCTTCTTCGACACGCTGCGCCTGATCCGGCCCGGGCTGCTGGCGCAGCGCACCCGCCGGGCGGTGGCCGCGGCCACCGTGGCGCTCATGCTCGTCACCTCGGGCGGGCTGGCCTACTCCGCCTACCTGCTGTCCGTGACGCGCGGGGCGGTCTCGGACGTCTTCGGGGGCGGGCTGCCCTTCCGGCCCACGGACGGGCGCTACAACATCCTGCTCATGGGCACCGACTCCGGGGAGGACCGCTCGGGCCGCCGCCCCGACTCGATGACGGTGCTCAGCGTGGACGCCGACTCCGGGCGGACCGTGACCATCTCCCTGCCCCGCAACCTCCAGAACGCCCCCTTCCCCGAGGACTCCCCGCTGGCCGAGGTCTACCCCGAGGGCTTCAACTGCGGCGACGAGTGCATCCTCAACGCCCTCTACACCGACGTCACGAACAACCACGCCGAGCTGTACCCGGACGCCGCGGACCCCGGCGCCGAGGCCATGAAGGACGCCGCGTCGGGGGTGCTCGGCATCGAGGTGCAGGCCTACGCGATCGTCGAGATGAACGGCTTCGAGCAGCTCGTGGACGCCCTCGGCGGGATCACCATCGACGTCGGAGGGCGCGTGCCGATCGGCGGCGGCACCGACATGGTCACGGGCCTGCCGAACGAGATCTTCGGCTACATCGAGCCGGGAGTCCAGCACCTGGACGGCTACCACGCCCTCTGGTACGCCCGGTCCCGTGAGGGGGCCACCGACTACGACCGGCAGGCCCGCCAGCGCTGCGTGCAGGCCGCGATGCTCAAGCAGCTGAACCCGGTCAACGTGCTCGCCCGGTTCCAGGACCTCGCGGAGTCCGGCACGCAGGTCGTCGAGACCGACATCCCGCAGAGCCAGATCGGCTCGTTCGTGGACGTGGCCCTGAAGGCCAAGGAGCACGAGCTGGTGGAGTTCGCCGCCGGACCGCCCTACTACGACCCGTCCTTCCCGACCTACCCGGACTACGACCGGCTGCACGAGGATCTCGCCCGGGTGCTGGAGGAGGCCACCGACCGCGGGGCCCGGGACGCCGAGGCCCTGCCGCGCGGCGCCGCCGTGGGCCCCGGCGTCGCCATGGCCGTCCCGATCCCGGCCGCGCTCCCCCGGGTTCCTGCCGAGGAGCTCACCCCCAACGGCACCTGTTCCGTGCCCTGA